The proteins below come from a single Aegilops tauschii subsp. strangulata cultivar AL8/78 chromosome 6, Aet v6.0, whole genome shotgun sequence genomic window:
- the LOC109760461 gene encoding glutamate receptor 3.1: MEISFLMLLVLSLLLFPNGICKGLAARPPVVNIGSILQFNSTTGGVAAVAIHAALEDINSDPTVLNGTTLKVQIKDTNCFDGFLGMVQALQFMETDVVALIGPQCSTISHIISYVANELRVPLMSFASDATLSSIQFPFFVRTGPNDLYQMAAVAEVVDYNHWKIVTAIYIDNVYGRNGIAALDDALALKRCKISYKVGFPSNAKRSELINLLVSVSYMESRVIILHTGAEPGLKLFSMVKQLNMMGNGYVWIATDWLSAYLDANSSVPAETISGLQGVLTLRPHIPNSKMKSNLVSKWNKQSKKSNYSDLRVNTYGFYVYDSVWAVARALDAFFDDGGRISFSNDSMLHDETGGTLHLEAMSISDMGNKLLEKIRKVNFTGVSGQVQFDAGGNLIHPAYDIINIIGNGMRTIGFWSNYSGLLSTVSPEALYSKPPNISLADQHLYDVIWPGETAQRPRGWVFPSNAKQLKIGVPNRFSFKEFVTKDNSTGSMKGYCIDVFTQALALLPYPVSYKFVPFGNGTENPNYDKLVQMIESNEFDAAIGDIAITMRRTVTLDFTQPFIETGLVILAPVKQHITSSWAFLQPFTLQMWCVTGSYFLIVGVVVWVLEHRINDDFRGSVRQQIITIFWFSFSTLFFAHRENTMSSSGRGVLIIWLFVVLIIVSSYTASLTSILTVQQLDTSIKGIDDLKSSNDPIGFQVGSFAQDYMVKELNISRSRLRALSSPQEYAEALKLGPKEGGVMAIVDERPYVELFLSTYCKIAVAGTDFTSRGWGFAFPRDSPLQVDLSTAILSLSENGELQRIHDKWLKTGECATDNSEFVDSDQLRLESFLGLFLICGVACILALLIYFGIMLRKYLRHDQRKSLRRFISFVHGKDPPKNNERRSMSLLGSSTPATPMSSLTTLEIERPAREVRNGSVIEMES, encoded by the exons ATGGAGATATCTTTTCTCATGTTGTTGGTTCTCTCTCTGCTTCTGTTTCCTAATGGCATCTGCAAGGGTTTAGCTGCGAGGCCTCCTGTTGTGAATATTGGGTCTATTCTTCAATTTAACTCCACCACTGGAGGTGTTGCCGCGGTTGCCATCCATGCAGCCTTGGAAGATATCAACTCTGATCCAACAGTTCTAAATGGAACTACACTAAAGGTTCAAATCAAGGATACAAATTGCTTTGATGGTTTCCTTGGCATGGTTCAAG CTTTGCAGTTCATGGAGACTGATGTTGTTGCACTCATTGGCCCTCAGTGCTCTACAATTTCTCATATCATTTCATATGTAGCAAATGAGCTTCGAGTCCCTTTGATGTCCTTTGCTTCTGATGCAACTCTTTCATCGATACAATTCCCGTTCTTTGTCAGGACTGGTCCCAATGACCTCTATCAAATGGCGGCTGTGGCAGAAGTTGTTGACTACAACCACTGGAAGATTGTGACTGCCATATACATTGACAATGTTTATGGTCGAAATGGCATTGCTGCTTTGGATGATGCACTTGCTTTAAAGCGCTGCAAAATCTCCTACAAAGTTGGGTTTCCTTCCAATGCTAAAAGAAGTGAGCTCATAAATTTGTTGGTTAGTGTCAGTTATATGGAGTCTCGTGTTATCATTCTCCATACTGGAGCTGAACCTGGACTCAAGCTTTTCTCTATGGTAAAACAACTGAACATGATGGGCAACGGCTATGTGTGGATTGCAACTGACTGGCTGTCTGCATATCTTGATGCTAATTCATCAGTTCCTGCTGAGACTATATCTGGCCTGCAAGGTGTTCTTACTTTACGGCCACATATCCCCAACTCAAAGATGAAGAGTAATTTGGTCTCCAAATGGAACAAGCAAAGTAAAAAGTCCAACTATAGTGATCTTCGTGTAAATACTTACGGTTTTTATGTTTATGATAGTGTCTGGGCAGTAGCTCGGGCTCTGGATGCCTTCTTTGATGATGGTGGTCGGATTTCCTTTTCAAATGACTCGATGTTGCATGATGAAACTGGAGGAACTCTTCACCTTGAAGCAATGAGCATTTCTGACATGGGAAATAAATTATTGGAGAAGATTAGAAAGGTAAACTTCACTGGGGTGTCTGGGCAAGTGCAATTCGATGCTGGAGGCAACCTAATTCATCCTGCATATGACATCATAAACATCATCGGAAATGGCATGCGGACCATTGGTTTTTGGTCAAATTATTCTGGCTTGTTGTCGACTGTCTCTCCAGAGGCTCTATATTCAAAGCCTCCTAATATTTCTCTCGCTGATCAGCATCTCTATGATGTTATTTGGCCTGGGGAGACTGCACAGAGGCCTCGAGGATGGGTTTTTCCTTCTAATGCCAAGCAGTTGAAAATTGGTGTTCCCAACAGATTTAGTTTCAAAGAGTTTGTCACGAAAGACAATTCTACTGGGTCAATGAAGGGTTATTGCATCGATGTCTTTACTCAGGCATTGGCTTTGCTTCCTTATCCTGTTAGTTACAAGTTTGTACCTTTTGGGAATGGTACTGAAAATCCTAATTATGACAAACTCGTACAGATGATTGAATCAAAT GAATTCGATGCCGCTATAGGGGATATCGCAATTACAATGAGGCGGACAGTAACTTTAGATTTCACCCAGCCATTCATTGAAACAGGCTTAGTTATCTTGGCTCCGGTTAAACAGCATATAACATCGTCCTGGGCATTCTTGCAGCCATTTACTTTGCAGATGTGGTGTGTTACAGGGTCGTACTTCCTTATTGTGGGTGTGGTTGTTTGGGTTCTTGAACATCGGATCAATGATGATTTCCGTGGTTCAGTACGTCAACAAATAATAACTATTTTCTG GTTCAGCTTTTCGACGTTGTTCTTTGCACACA GAGAAAATACTATGAGCAGCTCAGGGCGTGGTGTCCTGATCATATGGCTGTTTGTTGTTTTGATAATTGTATCCAGCTACACCGCGAGTCTTACTTCCATCCTGACCGTGCAACAACTTGATACTTCTATAAAAGGAATCGATGACCTGAAAAGTAGCAATGATCCTATTGGTTTCCAAGTTGGTTCTTTTGCACAAGACTACATGGTCAAGGAGCTCAACATCTCACGTTCAAGGCTGAGAGCTCTCAGTTCACCACAAGAATACGCTGAAGCCCTCAAGCTAGGCCCTAAGGAAGGAGGTGTTATGGCCATTGTTGACGAGCGCCCCTATGTTGAACTGTTTTTGTCAACCTACTGCAAGATTGCGGTAGCTGGCACAGATTTCACCAGCAGAGGATGGGGCTTT GCATTTCCAAGGGACTCCCCTTTGCAAGTAGACCTCTCCACCGCAATCCTGTCATTGTCAGAGAATGGGGAACTGCAGCGAATCCATGACAAGTGGCTCAAGACAGGGGAGTGCGCAACTGACAACAGCGAGTTCGTTGACTCGGACCAGCTCCGCCTTGAGAGCTTCCTTGGTCTGTTCCTAATCTGTGGCGTTGCATGCATCCTCGCGTTGCTAATCTACTTTGGTATCATGCTACGCAAATACCTGAGGCATGACCAGAGGAAGAGCCTGAGAAGATTCATCTCATTCGTCCATGGCAAGGATCCGCCGAAGAACAACGAGAGGCGGTCCATGAGCCTGCTTGGAAGCTCGACGCCGGCAACGCCGATGAGCAGCCTTACTACCCTTGAGATAGAAAGGCCGGCCAGGGAAGTCAGAAATGGCAGCGTTATTGAAATGGAAAGCTAG